The Chryseobacterium sp. G0186 genome includes the window GTTGCCATTAATGTATAATTATTCTTTTGTTTAGTTTTTATGGGCTTCTAAAGCAAATTTACTTTTCAGCTTTATTTGTTAGTTGCTTTCTTTGCTGGTACCGTATCCTTTCACAATACCTCTTGGTGAGTTTTGGATAAACTGCAGAATCTCATCTCTTTCAGCAGTAGGTAGCATTTCTTTTTCGATGTGTGCCATTGCCTGAGAAACGTTCATTTTCATCTGGAAAATTGTTCTGTAGATTTTTTGAATTTCGAAAATCTTCTCATTGGTAAATCCTCTTCTTCTTAAACCAACAGAATTGATTCCTGCATAAGACATTGGCTCTCTCGCTACTTTTACGTAAGGTGGAATATCCTTTCTTACCAGAGTACCTCCGGAAATCATTACATGTTTCCCGATTTTACCAAATTGGTGAACAGCCGATAAACCTCCCATTACAGTGTAATCTCCAATCTCAACATGTCCTGCAATACCACAACCATTTACAATGATAACGTGATCTCCAATTACGCAGTCATGTGCAATATGTGAAGTGGCCATAATAAGACAGTTAGCTCCTATTTTGGTATGTCCTAAGGCTTTTGTTCCTCTGTTTACGGTAACACATTCTCTGATTGTTGTATCATCACCGATAATTACCTGAGTATCTTCACCATCAAATTTCAGATCCTGAGGAATTGCAGAGATTACAGTCCCGGGGAAAATCCTACAGTTTTTTCCTATTCTTGCTCCATCCATGATGGTAACATTTGGACCGATCCATGTTCCTTCTCCAATTTCTACATCCCCTGCAATTGTAGTAAAAGGTTCTACAATTACATTTTTGCTGATTTTTGCACGTTTATCTACGGCTGCTAATTGATGAATCATTTATTTAATCAACTTTATTTTTTGCAACTTGAGCCATAAGCTCTGCTTCTACTGCCACTGTGTCTCCTACATATCCGTACCCCTGCATGTGAACGATACCTCTTCTGATAGGCTCTATCAATTCAATTTTGAATATAAGTGTATCTCCAGGAATTACTTTTCTTTTGAATTTTACTTTATCAATCTTGATAAAATAGGTAGAATAGTTTTCAGGATCTGGAACGCTTGCCAATACAAGAATACCTCCTGTTTGAGCCAATGCTTCTACTTGAAGTACTCCAGGCATTACGGGTTCCTTAGGGAAATGACCAACGAAGAAAGGTTCATTCATCGTTACATTTTTTAATCCTACTACATGAGAGTCTGAAAGTTCAAGAACTTTATCAATTAGTAGGAACGGAGGTCTGTGAGGCATAAGCTTCATGATTCCGTTGATGTCGAATACCGGTTCTTTTGTTAGATCAAAATCCGGAACGTTTTTCTTTTTCTGCAATTTCCACTGACGATTTAGTTTTTTCGCGAACTGAGTGTTTACGAAATGTCCTGGTTTGTTGGCAATAACTTTACCTTTAATTTTCACTCCTGCCAAAGCTAAATCACCGATTACATCCAGTAATTTGTGTCTTGCAGCTTCGTTAGGATAGTTTAGGTTAAGATTATCAAGAATACCGTTTGGTCTTATGGACACATTGTCCTTACCAAAGGCTTTTTTTAGTTTTTCTGTAGTTTCCGGAGTTAAATCCTTATCTACATAAACGATCGCATTGGAGATATCACCTCCTTTGATCAATCCGTGATCTAAAAGCATTTCTAATTCATGCAAAAAGCTGAATGTTCTTGCTGAAGAGATTTCGTCTTTAAATTCGGAAATATTTTTAAGAGTAGCATTTTGAGTCCCTAAAACTTTAGTACCAAAATCTACCATTGTTGTTACTTCGTATGTATCAGAAGGGATGATTGTGATCTCTGAACCTGTAGCCGGATCACTGTAAGTAAGAACTTCCTTAACAACCAGATATTCTCTGGCTACATTTTGATCCACTACTCCTACACTTTCAATGGCTTCTACAAAATATTTTGAAGATCCATCTAAAATAGGCGGCTCGGAAGCATCCATCTCCATCACTGCGTTGTCTATGTCACAACCCACTAAAGCAGCCAAAAGGTGCTCACAGGTAGTAATTTTTACGCCTAGCTTTTCTAATGTTGTACCTCTTTCTGTTGCTACTACATAATTAACATCAGCTTCAACCTGAGGATGTCCCTCTAAATCGGTTCTTACAAATACAAATCCCGTATTTTCCTTTGCGGGTTTGATGGTAAGTTTTACTTCTTTACCAGTATGAAGGCCTATTCCAGAAAGAGTTACCTCTTCCTGAAGCGTTTTTTGCATATCACTCATTAGTATTATCTTTTGAGTTATTCTCAAGATTATTTATTCTGTTAACTATTTCAGGGAAATTTCTGAAATGAACGTAGCTTCTCAGATAGTCATTATAGCTGATTGCCGGTGAACCATATAATGTTTCTCTATCGTTAACACTGGAGTTCACGCCACTTTGAGCCTGAATTTTCACTTGGTTTCCGATTTTGATATGTCCAACAACTCCTACCTGACCTCCAATTTGATTCCAGTCACCAATAGTAGTAGAACCTGCAATTCCGGCTTGTGCTGCAATTACATTATTCTGACCAATTTTCACATTGTGGGCAATTTGAATCAGGTTATCAATCTTTGTTCCTTTTCCGATGATGGTAGATCCAATGGTAGCTCTGTCGATACTACAGTTCGAACCAATTTCCACATCATCCTCAATGATTACATTACCAAGCTGTGGAATTTTTTTAAATCCTTCCGCGGTCGGTTGAAACCCGAAGCCATCCCCTCCTATTACGGTGTTAGAATGAATTACACAGTTATCCCCAACGATACAGTAGTCATAAATTCTGGCCCCACTGTCTATCTTACAGTTTTTACCAATTTTCACTCCTTTTCCTATATATACATGTGGATAGATCTGTGAACCCTCTCCTATCTTAGCTTTTTCTGAAACATATGTAAATGCTCCTATATAAACTTTATCACCTATAGTGGCTGTATCATGGATGGATGACCCATCTTCAATACCTTCTTTTCTTCCCTTCATTTCCTGATACAAATTCATCAGGACCTGAAAAGATAGATAGGCATCTTTTACAACAATTAAGGTTGGGATATAACTATTTTTATTCAGAAGTTTTTCTGAAATGATGATAACAGAGCACTTTGAGGTATCCAAAAACTGAGAAA containing:
- a CDS encoding bifunctional UDP-3-O-[3-hydroxymyristoyl] N-acetylglucosamine deacetylase/3-hydroxyacyl-ACP dehydratase yields the protein MSDMQKTLQEEVTLSGIGLHTGKEVKLTIKPAKENTGFVFVRTDLEGHPQVEADVNYVVATERGTTLEKLGVKITTCEHLLAALVGCDIDNAVMEMDASEPPILDGSSKYFVEAIESVGVVDQNVAREYLVVKEVLTYSDPATGSEITIIPSDTYEVTTMVDFGTKVLGTQNATLKNISEFKDEISSARTFSFLHELEMLLDHGLIKGGDISNAIVYVDKDLTPETTEKLKKAFGKDNVSIRPNGILDNLNLNYPNEAARHKLLDVIGDLALAGVKIKGKVIANKPGHFVNTQFAKKLNRQWKLQKKKNVPDFDLTKEPVFDINGIMKLMPHRPPFLLIDKVLELSDSHVVGLKNVTMNEPFFVGHFPKEPVMPGVLQVEALAQTGGILVLASVPDPENYSTYFIKIDKVKFKRKVIPGDTLIFKIELIEPIRRGIVHMQGYGYVGDTVAVEAELMAQVAKNKVD
- the lpxA gene encoding acyl-ACP--UDP-N-acetylglucosamine O-acyltransferase translates to MIHQLAAVDKRAKISKNVIVEPFTTIAGDVEIGEGTWIGPNVTIMDGARIGKNCRIFPGTVISAIPQDLKFDGEDTQVIIGDDTTIRECVTVNRGTKALGHTKIGANCLIMATSHIAHDCVIGDHVIIVNGCGIAGHVEIGDYTVMGGLSAVHQFGKIGKHVMISGGTLVRKDIPPYVKVAREPMSYAGINSVGLRRRGFTNEKIFEIQKIYRTIFQMKMNVSQAMAHIEKEMLPTAERDEILQFIQNSPRGIVKGYGTSKESN
- the lpxD gene encoding UDP-3-O-(3-hydroxymyristoyl)glucosamine N-acyltransferase, with translation MEFTASQIASFIDGKIIGDENALITGVSPIENGESGHLSFIAQDRFSQFLDTSKCSVIIISEKLLNKNSYIPTLIVVKDAYLSFQVLMNLYQEMKGRKEGIEDGSSIHDTATIGDKVYIGAFTYVSEKAKIGEGSQIYPHVYIGKGVKIGKNCKIDSGARIYDYCIVGDNCVIHSNTVIGGDGFGFQPTAEGFKKIPQLGNVIIEDDVEIGSNCSIDRATIGSTIIGKGTKIDNLIQIAHNVKIGQNNVIAAQAGIAGSTTIGDWNQIGGQVGVVGHIKIGNQVKIQAQSGVNSSVNDRETLYGSPAISYNDYLRSYVHFRNFPEIVNRINNLENNSKDNTNE